In Myxococcales bacterium, one DNA window encodes the following:
- a CDS encoding adenosylhomocysteinase — protein MSGSDFKVKDMGLAGWGRKEISLAEHEMPGLMAIRKNYGPKKPLKGARIAGCLHMTIQTAVLIETLIELGAEVRWSSCNIFSTQDHAAAAIAAAGIPVFAWKGETEPEYDWCIEQTLLFDGKPLNMILDDGGDLTAFVYKKRPDLIAGIKGITEETTTGVHRLYQMMERGELKTPCFNVNDSVTKSKFDNLYGCRESLADGIKRATDVMVAGKIVVICGYGDVGKGCAQAMRGIGARVIVTEVDPIIALQAAMEGYEVSTMDDLASVGDIFVTATGCCKVITGEHMRRMKDKAIVCNIGHFDHEIEMSWFKNHSEVKKSTVKPQVDIYTFPEGNQIIILAEGRLVNLGCATGHPSFVMSNSFTNQCLAQIELFTKKYDVGVYMLPKRLDEEVARLHLAKLGVKLTKLTKEQADYLGVPVEGPYKPDFYRY, from the coding sequence ATGAGCGGTTCCGATTTCAAAGTGAAGGACATGGGTCTGGCCGGGTGGGGGCGCAAGGAGATTTCTCTCGCTGAGCACGAGATGCCGGGGCTTATGGCGATAAGGAAAAACTACGGTCCGAAAAAACCTCTCAAAGGAGCAAGGATAGCCGGCTGCTTGCATATGACGATTCAGACTGCGGTGCTTATTGAAACGCTCATCGAGCTTGGTGCCGAAGTGAGATGGTCGAGCTGTAACATCTTTTCGACGCAGGACCATGCGGCTGCCGCTATAGCTGCCGCAGGTATTCCCGTTTTCGCTTGGAAGGGTGAGACGGAGCCCGAATATGACTGGTGTATAGAGCAGACCCTCCTCTTTGACGGCAAACCTCTCAACATGATTCTAGACGACGGCGGCGATCTCACCGCTTTCGTATATAAAAAACGACCGGATCTCATAGCAGGCATCAAAGGGATAACCGAAGAGACCACCACCGGAGTTCACAGGCTCTATCAGATGATGGAGCGGGGCGAGTTGAAAACTCCGTGTTTCAACGTGAACGATTCGGTTACTAAATCCAAATTCGACAACCTCTATGGTTGCCGGGAATCTCTGGCGGACGGAATCAAGAGAGCCACAGACGTAATGGTGGCGGGGAAAATCGTGGTCATATGCGGATACGGCGACGTCGGTAAGGGATGCGCGCAGGCGATGAGGGGGATCGGCGCGCGAGTAATAGTTACCGAGGTCGATCCGATCATAGCCCTTCAGGCAGCCATGGAGGGATATGAGGTTTCGACGATGGATGATCTTGCCTCGGTAGGCGATATCTTCGTGACTGCAACCGGATGTTGCAAAGTCATAACCGGCGAGCACATGCGGCGCATGAAGGACAAGGCGATCGTCTGCAATATCGGCCACTTCGACCACGAGATAGAGATGTCGTGGTTTAAAAATCATTCCGAGGTGAAAAAATCCACGGTCAAGCCGCAGGTGGATATCTACACATTTCCGGAAGGGAATCAGATAATAATTCTCGCCGAAGGGAGGCTCGTGAATCTTGGATGCGCTACAGGGCATCCATCCTTCGTGATGAGCAATTCATTCACCAATCAGTGCCTTGCGCAGATCGAGCTCTTTACGAAAAAATACGATGTCGGAGTGTACATGCTTCCGAAGAGATTGGATGAGGAAGTGGCGAGGCTCCATCTTGCCAAGCTTGGCGTGAAGCTGACCAAACTTACAAAAGAGCAGGCTGATTAC
- a CDS encoding alkaline phosphatase family protein, which produces MTPSSKYSRAIVMLADGARADVMESLISDGRLPNISSRIVGAGASLRAVTSFPSTTGPAYLPFLTGCFPGTCNIPGIRWFDKSIYDGPYSFNKYRSYVGLESFCMASDMWPHIKTVFEIIPDSYSIFNPIARGARGKRNFTRISRIWYWYYAHLTDRWGFIDKSATVKLKEVLERNPKFIFSVFPAIDEYSHLTHPHSELVIQQYENLDRHVGSIFESLDDRGEADSTLFMIVSDHGLSKTDSHFCVNTFLEKHHLPAFFYPLIFEKRGKLSANMVSGNGMTNIYFKRGDKWKPRVFAQDLEKIAPGIIDDLLAQRAVDIVACRNAEGGADIFSRRGRASVRLDGFVLHYEVQGSDPFGYSGLSSNMSPDETLAATINSEYPDAPFQIAHLMTSPRAGDMVISATPGFDLRLKYEEPEHFASHGSLHKTHMRIPVLCNASLDPKPVRSADVFPTVLSALGLEKPSYIDGREIPFFGR; this is translated from the coding sequence ATGACTCCATCGTCGAAATACAGCCGCGCTATCGTGATGCTGGCCGATGGCGCGCGTGCCGATGTCATGGAATCCCTCATATCCGATGGGAGGCTTCCCAATATCTCCTCCCGCATCGTTGGCGCGGGTGCGAGTCTGAGGGCTGTGACCAGCTTTCCCTCGACAACCGGACCTGCCTATCTTCCGTTTCTTACAGGGTGCTTCCCGGGGACATGCAACATCCCCGGCATCAGGTGGTTCGATAAATCAATTTACGATGGGCCCTATTCGTTCAACAAATACCGTTCGTATGTGGGGCTCGAGAGTTTTTGCATGGCCAGCGATATGTGGCCGCACATAAAGACTGTCTTCGAGATAATTCCCGACTCATACAGCATATTCAATCCGATAGCGCGCGGCGCACGCGGCAAAAGGAATTTCACCAGGATCAGCAGGATATGGTATTGGTACTACGCCCATCTTACCGATCGCTGGGGATTTATCGATAAATCGGCAACCGTGAAACTCAAAGAGGTTTTGGAGAGGAATCCAAAATTTATATTCTCCGTTTTTCCGGCGATAGACGAATATTCGCATCTTACCCATCCTCATAGCGAGCTAGTGATACAACAGTATGAGAATCTCGATCGTCACGTGGGTTCGATTTTTGAATCCCTCGATGATCGCGGCGAAGCCGACTCGACACTATTCATGATAGTGAGCGATCACGGGCTTTCCAAGACGGATTCTCATTTCTGCGTGAACACCTTTCTCGAGAAACATCATCTGCCGGCGTTTTTTTATCCCCTGATATTCGAAAAGAGGGGAAAGCTCTCAGCGAATATGGTTTCAGGGAATGGCATGACCAACATCTATTTCAAGAGAGGTGATAAGTGGAAGCCCAGGGTTTTTGCTCAGGATCTTGAAAAGATAGCCCCCGGAATCATCGATGACCTGCTCGCGCAGCGGGCGGTCGATATAGTCGCTTGCAGAAATGCCGAAGGCGGCGCCGATATATTCAGCAGGAGAGGGCGCGCATCGGTCAGGCTCGACGGATTTGTACTTCATTACGAGGTACAGGGCAGCGATCCCTTTGGATATTCCGGGCTTTCTTCCAACATGAGCCCTGACGAGACCTTGGCTGCTACCATAAACTCCGAATATCCCGACGCCCCCTTCCAGATAGCGCATCTCATGACTTCGCCGCGGGCGGGAGATATGGTTATATCAGCGACTCCCGGCTTTGACCTGAGGCTCAAATACGAAGAGCCGGAGCACTTCGCTTCGCATGGTTCCTTGCATAAAACCCACATGAGGATTCCGGTTCTATGTAATGCTTCGCTCGATCCAAAACCTGTGAGGAGTGCCGACGTATTTCCAACGGTGCTTTCAGCGCTGGGTTTAGAAAAGCCTTCTTATATAGATGGAAGGGAGATACCGTTTTTTGGTCGATGA
- a CDS encoding ABC transporter substrate-binding protein, whose translation MKISKFVSCSFVAVFTLACLFSFSSEAAKRSTIKYYPPGTATRAIQDLDDMLDDFIVKEKGEKLSPSEEEHNSKLKRDIMRGTFDIRELGKVSLAKHWGERTPAEQDEFVTLLTDLLEEKALFSKEQSAAKSRSGGKYAVIYLGEKYINQEKTKSFVKTKVNVPSENITITLNYKLKKEGTNWKIYDIIVDEASLVDNYRYQFNSIITKHGYPDLINRMKSKLASIKAQR comes from the coding sequence ATGAAGATTTCTAAATTTGTATCCTGTTCGTTTGTAGCGGTCTTTACTCTGGCGTGCTTGTTTTCGTTTTCCTCGGAGGCCGCAAAACGCTCCACGATAAAATACTATCCCCCTGGCACGGCGACGAGAGCTATTCAGGATCTCGATGATATGCTGGACGATTTTATAGTCAAAGAAAAGGGAGAGAAGCTTTCGCCCAGTGAAGAGGAACATAACAGCAAACTCAAACGGGATATCATGAGGGGGACCTTCGATATTCGCGAGCTCGGAAAGGTGTCGCTCGCCAAGCATTGGGGGGAGAGGACTCCGGCCGAACAGGATGAATTCGTGACGCTGCTCACTGACCTACTCGAGGAGAAGGCGCTTTTTTCAAAGGAACAGTCGGCGGCTAAGAGCAGGAGCGGCGGAAAATATGCCGTGATCTACCTGGGCGAGAAATACATCAATCAGGAGAAGACGAAATCTTTCGTGAAAACGAAGGTGAACGTTCCTTCGGAAAATATAACTATCACTTTGAACTACAAGTTGAAAAAGGAAGGCACCAACTGGAAAATTTACGACATCATAGTCGACGAGGCTAGCTTGGTCGATAACTACAGATATCAGTTCAATTCGATAATCACCAAACATGGCTATCCGGATCTCATAAACAGGATGAAGTCCAAACTCGCAAGCATCAAGGCCCAGCGGTGA